The proteins below come from a single Prolixibacter sp. NT017 genomic window:
- a CDS encoding SusD/RagB family nutrient-binding outer membrane lipoprotein, whose protein sequence is MKNRAILSVIALLIAFVACTSDFKTINENPNNPETAPLTNVFAYVIESLTSEFGKTEMDYPAAFVGHITKGTYTDVINYYSKPGDGTWETIYETALTNAEYVISGAKDEGNTNLEAAAMVLKVYAMQMAVDIYGKVPFSDANLGDAGTIHPKYDDEKTVYYALLDTLERANSLFDATNGGSLGDGDLLYSGDVGQWQRFCNSLRLRLAMRISNVDETKAKSEIAAVLNAPDTYPVFSGNDDNAYISYPGGDWVEPWTSEYSSIGDNYMAKPIIDTMVNYSDPRIAYYAEPLDDGSYKGLAVGNDADTVYSKINDSFVNNPTGNVYLMVYAEVEFIKAEAVLRGFISGNAKDLYDSGITASCQEYGIGSQEISDYLANSDVSWQSSLTQIYVQKWIALFRQSWEAWAEMRRTDVPKLAPATHSTATGHNRAPFRFPYPDSEQKLNASNIPSSVTETDYFWGYQIWWDTRQSVQ, encoded by the coding sequence ATGAAAAACCGAGCAATATTATCTGTTATCGCTTTACTTATCGCATTCGTTGCCTGTACAAGCGATTTTAAAACGATTAACGAGAACCCGAACAATCCGGAAACCGCCCCTTTGACCAACGTGTTTGCCTACGTCATCGAAAGCCTTACTTCGGAATTCGGAAAAACGGAAATGGATTATCCTGCGGCCTTTGTCGGCCATATCACCAAAGGAACCTATACCGATGTAATTAACTACTACAGCAAACCCGGTGACGGAACCTGGGAAACCATATACGAAACGGCATTAACTAATGCAGAATACGTGATATCGGGAGCCAAAGATGAGGGAAATACCAACCTGGAGGCTGCTGCGATGGTACTAAAAGTATACGCCATGCAAATGGCTGTTGATATTTACGGGAAAGTCCCTTTTTCTGATGCCAACCTGGGAGATGCCGGAACCATTCATCCGAAATACGACGATGAAAAAACCGTCTATTATGCACTGCTGGATACATTGGAAAGGGCCAACAGCTTATTTGATGCAACCAACGGCGGTTCGCTCGGCGACGGCGACTTGCTTTACAGCGGCGATGTCGGTCAGTGGCAGCGGTTCTGCAATTCCCTCCGTCTGCGGCTGGCTATGCGCATTTCCAACGTTGATGAAACCAAGGCAAAAAGCGAAATTGCGGCAGTCCTCAACGCTCCGGACACTTATCCGGTATTTTCCGGCAACGACGACAATGCCTATATTTCTTATCCGGGAGGCGACTGGGTCGAGCCCTGGACTTCTGAATACAGCTCGATTGGCGATAACTACATGGCCAAACCCATCATCGACACGATGGTTAACTACAGTGACCCCCGCATTGCCTACTATGCCGAACCACTCGACGACGGTTCGTACAAGGGGCTGGCCGTAGGTAATGATGCCGATACCGTGTATTCGAAAATAAACGATTCGTTTGTGAATAATCCTACCGGAAATGTCTACCTGATGGTTTATGCCGAAGTGGAATTCATTAAGGCCGAAGCAGTGCTTCGCGGATTTATTTCCGGCAATGCCAAAGACCTGTATGACTCAGGTATTACTGCTTCGTGCCAGGAATATGGAATCGGTAGCCAGGAAATCAGCGATTACCTGGCTAATTCTGACGTTTCCTGGCAATCAAGCCTCACACAAATCTATGTGCAAAAATGGATTGCCCTGTTCCGGCAAAGCTGGGAGGCCTGGGCTGAAATGCGCCGAACCGATGTTCCCAAACTGGCCCCGGCAACGCATTCAACAGCTACAGGACACAATCGTGCGCCGTTCCGCTTTCCCTATCCCGATTCGGAACAAAAGCTGAATGCATCCAATATCCCCTCCTCTGTTACCGAAACAGATTATTTCTGGGGATACCAAATCTGGTGGGATACCCGTCAATCAGTTCAATGA
- a CDS encoding type IX secretion system membrane protein PorP/SprF yields the protein MTKRTNILKWTNLLGVFAVLMLLPFVGKAQQDPVFTQYLNNVLTVQPAYAGSQGTLNVTALSRQQWVGFDGAPSTNTVTVQAPLNSYNVGLGVSIFNDSWGPVKQNGIYFDYAYRVRASRYSRRQYISFGLEAGFNLYEARLSDLQINDPNDPLFAQDINYKFLPNFGVGVMWHGDRFFLGISVPKILKNSIQKETTNLSQTEVLHFYLMGAQVFNVSRYGTLKFKPSFLVRYAENSPISADVSAQFLISEKVWVGATYRYQNSFGGLLQFYITPQVKIGYAYDMTTMSEAHYNAGTHEFMVSYDFNIGRRRRRMGPRYF from the coding sequence TTGACAAAACGAACCAACATATTAAAGTGGACTAACCTGCTGGGAGTATTTGCTGTGCTGATGTTACTTCCCTTTGTGGGAAAAGCGCAACAGGATCCGGTTTTTACGCAGTACCTGAACAACGTACTAACGGTGCAGCCGGCCTATGCAGGAAGTCAGGGTACCCTGAATGTGACGGCTCTTTCGCGGCAGCAATGGGTCGGTTTCGACGGCGCTCCTTCAACCAATACAGTTACGGTTCAGGCTCCGCTTAACTCGTATAATGTCGGGTTGGGTGTGTCGATTTTCAACGATAGTTGGGGACCGGTCAAACAGAACGGTATTTACTTCGACTATGCCTACCGTGTGCGCGCCAGTCGTTACAGTCGCCGGCAGTATATCTCTTTTGGTTTGGAAGCTGGTTTCAACCTGTATGAGGCCCGTCTGTCCGATCTTCAGATCAACGACCCCAATGACCCGCTTTTTGCCCAGGATATCAACTACAAATTTCTTCCCAACTTCGGGGTAGGTGTGATGTGGCATGGCGATCGCTTTTTCCTGGGAATATCGGTGCCGAAAATTCTCAAAAACAGTATCCAAAAGGAGACGACCAATTTAAGTCAGACCGAAGTGCTCCACTTTTACTTGATGGGAGCTCAGGTATTCAATGTGTCGCGTTACGGTACGCTGAAATTCAAACCTTCGTTTTTAGTTCGCTATGCAGAGAATTCGCCGATATCGGCCGATGTTTCAGCACAATTCCTGATTAGCGAGAAGGTGTGGGTAGGAGCGACTTATCGGTATCAGAATTCATTCGGTGGACTGTTGCAGTTTTATATAACTCCGCAGGTGAAAATTGGCTATGCCTACGATATGACCACCATGTCTGAAGCGCACTACAATGCCGGGACACACGAATTCATGGTCAGCTACGATTTCAACATTGGTCGCCGCCGCCGCCGGATGGGGCCACGGTATTTCTAA
- a CDS encoding Ig-like domain-containing protein, with product MKVYVKHIILLVSLLALLFPVGKGYAQTTADQQVPQGEQRTYSVTAEPNYQYHWSVSSGGSSTDLSASTGNSVTITWDGTPGIYTLELSVTQIHVNTDGQQIAVCNGDPRQISVEIVEPYTFELVDDHNIMSVSDGETAFNGSVFTNDFMLSTAATNTKALPLDNLAGQSDLIASVTQQAKNGFVVIGIHDGNYSYMPDNGYAGHDSFSYKVERNGIIMESRVQFEILRTNPSKQYPPVAFNDEARAPAGTTIHSTVLNNDIDLNGDPLTVNTTPAKGPLHGTVVLHADGTYIYTPSTPNPVDDEFTYEVTDGHSTVEAKVKLRLYDNTNQNNPPFGGDDLFMSFMKEKSGSVAPNDLSVDGKQALTYKLANKDANGPDHGMVNLKTDGSFSYTPNPGYIGADHFVYEVSDGTRQTYATAYVYVMADLIANAGNDTTVSGCGTVVADASGSQGLDLRYDWTSTTGTFDNPTAQVTNYVPDGPGQHELILTVTNSAGLSKKDTMVATVLPLPEIVMDAPETLESGMSAVLDASGTTGNAPLTFHWSTTDGTIEGVSDEPILEISSPGTYTLDVKDSSGCPATDIVVVQGVNHAPVAYDDFAATSAQEPINIGVLANDVDVDNNLDTSSVTILLKPSYGDVKVLPDGTINYIPTEPYQGNDQFTYQVCDLTNLCDSAVVVIDVSRGPFVIPEAFSPNQDGFNDTFEILGIEQYPGTVLTVYNRWQSKVYTSKDYKNDWDGKCNTGLMSGDRLLPVGTYYYVLTLGGTHKTYKGFVYIAY from the coding sequence GTGAAGGTCTACGTGAAACATATCATCCTGTTGGTTAGCCTGCTGGCACTCCTCTTCCCGGTAGGGAAAGGGTATGCCCAGACCACGGCCGATCAGCAAGTGCCGCAGGGTGAACAACGGACCTACAGCGTAACGGCCGAGCCAAACTACCAGTACCACTGGAGTGTCTCTTCCGGCGGTTCCTCCACCGATTTGAGTGCATCTACCGGAAACTCAGTAACCATAACCTGGGATGGAACTCCCGGCATCTACACACTGGAGCTCTCGGTTACGCAGATACACGTGAATACCGATGGGCAGCAGATTGCCGTTTGTAACGGCGATCCAAGGCAGATCTCTGTTGAGATTGTCGAGCCATACACCTTCGAGCTGGTCGATGACCACAACATCATGAGCGTAAGCGACGGCGAAACCGCCTTCAACGGAAGTGTGTTTACCAACGACTTCATGTTGTCGACGGCTGCAACAAATACCAAAGCATTGCCGCTGGACAATCTGGCGGGTCAATCGGATTTGATAGCCAGTGTGACCCAACAGGCGAAAAACGGCTTTGTTGTTATCGGTATTCATGATGGTAACTATTCGTATATGCCGGATAATGGTTATGCGGGACACGATTCATTCTCTTACAAGGTAGAACGCAATGGCATCATCATGGAGTCGAGGGTGCAGTTCGAAATCCTGAGAACGAATCCGTCGAAGCAATATCCGCCGGTCGCCTTTAATGATGAGGCAAGGGCACCTGCCGGTACCACCATCCATTCGACCGTACTGAACAACGATATCGACCTGAACGGCGATCCGCTCACCGTGAATACCACGCCTGCGAAAGGCCCGTTGCACGGTACCGTAGTATTGCACGCCGACGGAACATATATCTATACGCCATCGACACCGAACCCGGTAGACGATGAATTTACCTACGAAGTAACCGACGGTCATAGCACCGTAGAGGCGAAGGTGAAGCTTCGGTTGTACGATAACACGAATCAGAATAATCCGCCTTTCGGTGGCGACGACCTGTTCATGTCGTTCATGAAGGAAAAGTCGGGTTCGGTCGCCCCCAACGATCTGTCGGTGGACGGAAAACAGGCGCTTACCTACAAACTGGCTAATAAAGATGCTAACGGTCCCGATCATGGGATGGTCAACCTGAAAACAGATGGTAGTTTTAGCTATACGCCGAATCCGGGATACATCGGAGCCGATCATTTTGTGTATGAAGTGAGTGATGGAACACGCCAGACGTATGCAACAGCCTATGTATATGTAATGGCCGACCTGATTGCGAATGCCGGCAATGATACTACTGTTAGTGGCTGTGGGACCGTTGTGGCGGATGCTTCCGGTTCTCAGGGATTGGATTTGCGGTACGACTGGACATCAACTACCGGCACGTTTGATAACCCAACGGCCCAGGTAACCAACTATGTGCCCGATGGACCGGGACAGCATGAATTGATTTTGACGGTTACGAATAGTGCCGGATTGAGTAAAAAAGACACAATGGTTGCTACGGTGCTGCCATTGCCGGAAATTGTAATGGATGCACCAGAAACGCTTGAATCGGGTATGAGTGCTGTTCTGGATGCTTCCGGAACGACTGGCAATGCTCCACTTACTTTTCACTGGAGTACGACCGATGGAACCATCGAGGGTGTTTCCGATGAGCCGATCCTGGAAATTAGTTCACCGGGTACGTATACCCTTGATGTTAAAGACTCATCAGGTTGTCCTGCTACTGATATTGTTGTTGTGCAAGGAGTGAATCATGCACCGGTGGCATACGATGATTTTGCAGCTACGTCAGCTCAGGAACCCATCAACATAGGAGTATTAGCCAACGATGTTGATGTCGACAATAATCTGGATACCAGCTCGGTGACAATATTGCTAAAACCGAGTTATGGAGATGTGAAGGTATTGCCCGATGGAACCATTAACTATATTCCAACGGAACCGTACCAGGGGAACGATCAGTTTACCTACCAGGTGTGTGACTTGACCAATCTGTGTGATTCGGCCGTGGTGGTCATTGATGTCAGCAGAGGTCCGTTTGTGATTCCGGAGGCTTTTTCTCCGAACCAGGATGGCTTTAACGACACCTTCGAGATTCTGGGTATTGAGCAATATCCGGGTACGGTACTTACGGTTTATAATCGTTGGCAGAGCAAGGTATACACGAGCAAGGATTACAAAAACGACTGGGATGGTAAGTGCAATACCGGCCTGATGTCGGGTGACCGCTTGTTGCCGGTTGGAACATACTATTATGTGTTAACCCTCGGTGGTACGCACAAGACCTATAAAGGATTCGTCTACATAGCCTACTAG